Proteins co-encoded in one Dreissena polymorpha isolate Duluth1 chromosome 12, UMN_Dpol_1.0, whole genome shotgun sequence genomic window:
- the LOC127852246 gene encoding C-type lectin 1-like isoform X2: MSKCDAQITGTCLREYQKADTFCYKFYYNNRSTWNQADARCKQDGALLIKLESFTMLRNVKSIIQTEELGLGPWGIPIDVWVGARNYSSGYVWTDGTRVSSDLWSEGEPNDLNGDEDCAEVDHRTDHYLNDGPCYFKQAFICQDMHSTSRQGTHGNTNIFLITASVTSVVVGLLAVALVVYICVMRRKQRPPDTENNTIVTSPSSLRSDEYDTISPQLQETHDYEGLQMKTRTYYND, encoded by the exons GGACGTGCCTCCGTGAGTATCAAAAGGCTGATACATTTTGTTACAAGTTCTATTACAACAATCGCTCAACGTGGAATCAGGCCGACGCGAGATGTAAACAAGATGGTGCGCTTCTTATCAAATTGGAAAGCTTCACTATGTTGCGTAATGTAAAGTCAATTATTCAAACCGAAG AGCTGGGACTAGGTCCTTGGGGTATACCCATCGATGTCTGGGTTGGTGCTCGCAACTACTCGAGCGGCTATGTGTGGACAGACGGGACACGTGTGTCTAGCGATCTCTGGAGTGAAGGTGAACCTAACGATCTGAATGGCGATGAAGATTGCGCCGAAGTCGACCATAGGACGGACCATTATCTGAATGACGGACCGTGTTATTTTAAACAAGCCTTCATATGCCAAG acatgcattcaACATCACGACAGGGAACTCATGGTAACACAAACATTTTCCTCATCACAGCATCCGTAACGTCGGTGGTGGTTGGACTTCTGGcggttgccttggtcgtgtataTTTGCGTAATGAGAAGGAAACAACG GCCGCCAGATACGGAGAACAATACGATAGTAACAAGCCCATCATCACTCAGATCAGATGAGTACGACACGATATCTCCACAGTTACAAGAAACACACGACTACGAAGGTCTTCAAATGAAAACAAGAACATATTATAATGAttaa
- the LOC127852246 gene encoding C-type lectin galactose-binding isoform-like isoform X3: MHSKSVSLSLLLKRIKRTNMGVVFVTHIHVLSIFLSVMSKCDAQITGTCLREYQKADTFCYKFYYNNRSTWNQADARCKQDGALLIKLESFTMLRNVKSIIQTEELGLGPWGIPIDVWVGARNYSSGYVWTDGTRVSSDLWSEGEPNDLNGDEDCAEVDHRTDHYLNDGPCYFKQAFICQDMHSTSRQGTHGNTNIFLITASVTSVVVGLLAVALVVYICVMRRKQRPPDTENNTIVTSPSSLRSDEYDTISPQLQETHDYEGLQMKTRTYYND, encoded by the exons ATGCATTCGAAATCTGTGTCACTTTCTCTTTTATTGAAAAGGATTAAACGCACTAACATGGGTGTTGTTTTCGTTACTCATATACATGTGTTAAGTATCTTTTTAAGTGTGATGTCAAAATGTGATGCACAAATAACGG GGACGTGCCTCCGTGAGTATCAAAAGGCTGATACATTTTGTTACAAGTTCTATTACAACAATCGCTCAACGTGGAATCAGGCCGACGCGAGATGTAAACAAGATGGTGCGCTTCTTATCAAATTGGAAAGCTTCACTATGTTGCGTAATGTAAAGTCAATTATTCAAACCGAAG AGCTGGGACTAGGTCCTTGGGGTATACCCATCGATGTCTGGGTTGGTGCTCGCAACTACTCGAGCGGCTATGTGTGGACAGACGGGACACGTGTGTCTAGCGATCTCTGGAGTGAAGGTGAACCTAACGATCTGAATGGCGATGAAGATTGCGCCGAAGTCGACCATAGGACGGACCATTATCTGAATGACGGACCGTGTTATTTTAAACAAGCCTTCATATGCCAAG acatgcattcaACATCACGACAGGGAACTCATGGTAACACAAACATTTTCCTCATCACAGCATCCGTAACGTCGGTGGTGGTTGGACTTCTGGcggttgccttggtcgtgtataTTTGCGTAATGAGAAGGAAACAACG GCCGCCAGATACGGAGAACAATACGATAGTAACAAGCCCATCATCACTCAGATCAGATGAGTACGACACGATATCTCCACAGTTACAAGAAACACACGACTACGAAGGTCTTCAAATGAAAACAAGAACATATTATAATGAttaa